From the Thermus brockianus genome, the window CCGCCGAGCGCTTTGCGGGGCCTTGGGGGGAGCTCCGCCTCCTCTTTGGGGATATCCGGGAGGTGGCCCTGCCCCGGGCCTGGGCCACGGCGGTGTTTCTAGACCCCTTTAGCCCCAAAGTGAACCCCGAGGCTTGGGAACCCCCGGTCCTCCAGAGGCTTCGCCAAGCCCTCAGGCCGAGAGGACGCCTTGCCACCTACTCGGCGCAAGGGGCCTTCCGCCGGGCCCTCCAAGGGGCGGGGTTTAGCGTTCACCGGGTTCCAGGGGTAGGGAAGCGGGAGTGGACGGTGGGAATCGCCGTAAAAGCTCCTCCCGGCTGAGGTAGGCGAGGCTTGCCCAGAGGTTTTCCCGTTTGGGGAGCTCCCCCCGGTAAAGCCAGTAGAACCAGGCGCTGGCCAGGCTCGCCACCAGGCGGGGGAGGAGGGGGAGGGGGGCGGTTTGGAAGCCAAAGAGCCTCCCGCCGGGGGCCAGGGAGCTATAGCCGTACACGAGCCCTATCTCGGGGTCCTGGGCCACGAGGGCGGCCACCTTCTTGAGGCTTTCCCGGGTGTGGCGGATGGCCTCCAAGGGGGTGAGCTCCATGGCCCGCTGGCTTTCCAGATGGAGCTCCAGGGCGGGGGTTCCCTTAGGCAGGCCCGGGAGGCTCGGCCCGGGGAAGGGCTTTTTCTCCACCCGGAAGAGGTCAAAGGGGCCAAGCCCCGCCCGCGCCACCCGGTGGCGGAGGTTGTAGCGCTCCTCGAGCCCCTGGAGGCCCCGGATAAGGGCGAGCCGGGGGGTGAGGGGAAGGGGCTTCAGCTCGTCCAGGGTCACGGGCCGGTAGCCCAGGGCGAGCAGCTTGGGCAAGGCGATTTCCAAAAGCCTTAGGGTGCGCTCGGGCCCATCGTGCAGGAGGACCACCGAGCCCGGGCGCAGGTAGTAAAGGAGCCTTTCCGCCAGGGCCTCGGGGGAAAGGGGAAGCCAGTCCTTGCTTTCCAGGTCCCAAAGGGCGATGCGCTTGCCTAGGGCCCGGGCGAAGGGCCGGGTGAAGGGGGTATGGAGGCCGTGGGGCGGGCGGTAGTACCGGGCGGGGTTTTGCGCCATGTGCCGCCACTCCACCCAGGGGAGGAGAAGCCCTAAGGCCCGGTGGTACGCCCCGTGGTCCTCCACCTGGTGCCCTTCCTTCCGGATGGCCTCCACCAGGTGGGGGTGGGCCCTCGCCCTTTCCCCCGTGAGGAAAAAGGTGGCCTTCACCCCGTGGCGCCGGAGGAGGGCGAGGAGGGCTTCGGTCCGTTCCGAAGGGCCGTCGTCAAAGGTGAGGGCCACCTTGGCCTCGCGCCGGCTTCCGTGGGCATAGGCGCCGAGGCCGAGGAAGCGGAAAAGGAGGTCGGAAAGGCCATAGAGGAGGAGGATGAGGCCCAGGGCTAGCTCCATCGCACTCTCCCGAGAACGAAGGCATAGAAGAGGCTTAGGGCGAAGAAGATGGCGCTACCCGCCACGAAGGGCGCTTGCGGGCCAAAGGCTTGCCACAGCACCCCCCCTGCCGCAGGCCCCAAGGCCACCCCTAGCCCCTCCACGGTCATGAGCCCGCCCCAGATGGCGGCCCGGTTCTCCTCGGGCAGGTTCTTGGCCAAGAACCCGTTCCATCCGGGCAGGAAAAGGCTAAAGCCAACCCCCCCTAGCACGGCGAGGAGGGCCACCTCGGCCAGGCTTTGGGTGGAGGCCAGGCGCAACATGGCGAAGCCCAGGAGGAAAAGTCCTCCCAAAAGGGCCAGGCGGTAGCCCCGGCGGTCCACCAGCCTGCCCGTAAGGGGCAGGAGGCCAAAGGCGAGCCCGCCTCCGAGGAGGAGGAAGCCTCCTAAGGCCAAGGGCTCGAGGCCGAACCGCTCCTTGGCGTAGCGGAGGAGGGAGAGGGATACCAGGGCGGGGGCGAAGGTCTGGCCGAAGGCGGCGGGAAGGAAAAGGAGAAGGCGGCCCCAAGGGTACGCCTCCCGCTTCGGGGGCGGCAGGGGGATGCGGAAGGCGAAAAGGCTTAGGGTGAGGAGGAGGGCTATACCTTGGGCCAGGAGGAGAAGGGTGAGGGCCGCCTCGGGGTGGCGTTGGGCCACCTGCCCCACCCCCACGAGGCCGATGCCCGCCCAGGGCAGGACCAGGGTGAGGGTGAAGGAAAGGGCCCTGGCCTCCCGCCCGGGCACGGCGATGCGGCTCGCCAGGGTCATGAGCCCCGGGTAGAGGGTGGAGAGGGAGAGGCCCCAGAGGGTGGCCAAGGCCCAGAGGATCCAGGCGGCTTCCGCCTGGGGGGTGAGGAAGAGGACCAGAAGCCCCACCCCTCCCGCTAGGCTAGCGGTCTTGCCGAAGCCCACCCGCTCCGCCAGAAGGCCGCCAAAGCTTTTGGAGAGGTTTTCCGCCAGTTGGTGGAGGGTGTAGGCCAGGGTGAAGACGGCGGGGCCCAGGTGGAGGCGCTCGGGGGCGTAAAAGGGCATAAGCCCAGCGAAAAACCCGCTCCTTACCCCCTCCATGAGGCCCACGGCCAAGACGAGGCGCAGGAAGACGGAAAGGCCTTCCCTGGCCCACGGCAATAGGCGAAACACGCTAGAGTATACCCGTGCGCATCAGCGTGGTGATCCCCGCCCACAACGAGGAGGCTTACCTGGCCGGGGCCCTCGAGGCCATCCTGGCCCAGTCCCTTCCCCCCTTTGAGGTCATCGTGGTGGACAACGCCTCCACCGACCGCACCCGGGAGGTGGCGGAGGGTTTTGGGGTGCGGGTGGTCCACTGCGCCCGAAAAGGGGTGGCCCACGCCCGCCAGGCGGGGCTCCTGGCCGCCCGGGGGGAGTGGGTGGCCATGACCGACGCCGACTCCAGGCCCCTTTCCCACTGGCTCGCTTCCCTTGCACGCCGGGCGGAGGGCGCTTTGGCCCTCTATGGTCCCTTGCGCTTCTATGGCGTTTCCCCTTGGGAAGCCGCTTTTTCCGAGTGGGGCTACCGGGCCTTTCTGCGCCTCATGGCCCTTTTGGGAAAGCCCAACCTGGCGGGAGCCAACATGATGGTCCTCAAGGAGGCCGCTCTCCGGGTGGGGGGCTTCCCCGAGGTGGAGGCCCGGGAGGACGTGCTTTTGGGCTACAAGCTCGCCCGGCTTGGCCCGGTGCGCTACGTGCCCGAGGCCTTGGTCCTCACCTCGGCCCGGAGGCTCAAGGGAGGGTGGGGGAGGTTTCTCCTTAGGCAGGCTAGAAACCTCCTGGGCGATCCTCGAGGCTACTTCGGGGAAGGCGGGGAAAGGGAAAGATAAGCCGCCTAGGTTCGGCCCTTAGGATCTCGCTCGCCTCGTCGTAGACCGCTACAATCCTTTCGGCGATGCGCTCCGCCGAGCGCTCCATGG encodes:
- a CDS encoding MFS transporter; amino-acid sequence: MFRLLPWAREGLSVFLRLVLAVGLMEGVRSGFFAGLMPFYAPERLHLGPAVFTLAYTLHQLAENLSKSFGGLLAERVGFGKTASLAGGVGLLVLFLTPQAEAAWILWALATLWGLSLSTLYPGLMTLASRIAVPGREARALSFTLTLVLPWAGIGLVGVGQVAQRHPEAALTLLLLAQGIALLLTLSLFAFRIPLPPPKREAYPWGRLLLFLPAAFGQTFAPALVSLSLLRYAKERFGLEPLALGGFLLLGGGLAFGLLPLTGRLVDRRGYRLALLGGLFLLGFAMLRLASTQSLAEVALLAVLGGVGFSLFLPGWNGFLAKNLPEENRAAIWGGLMTVEGLGVALGPAAGGVLWQAFGPQAPFVAGSAIFFALSLFYAFVLGRVRWS
- a CDS encoding polysaccharide deacetylase family protein is translated as MELALGLILLLYGLSDLLFRFLGLGAYAHGSRREAKVALTFDDGPSERTEALLALLRRHGVKATFFLTGERARAHPHLVEAIRKEGHQVEDHGAYHRALGLLLPWVEWRHMAQNPARYYRPPHGLHTPFTRPFARALGKRIALWDLESKDWLPLSPEALAERLLYYLRPGSVVLLHDGPERTLRLLEIALPKLLALGYRPVTLDELKPLPLTPRLALIRGLQGLEERYNLRHRVARAGLGPFDLFRVEKKPFPGPSLPGLPKGTPALELHLESQRAMELTPLEAIRHTRESLKKVAALVAQDPEIGLVYGYSSLAPGGRLFGFQTAPLPLLPRLVASLASAWFYWLYRGELPKRENLWASLAYLSREELLRRFPPSTPASLPLEPGER
- a CDS encoding glycosyltransferase family 2 protein → MRISVVIPAHNEEAYLAGALEAILAQSLPPFEVIVVDNASTDRTREVAEGFGVRVVHCARKGVAHARQAGLLAARGEWVAMTDADSRPLSHWLASLARRAEGALALYGPLRFYGVSPWEAAFSEWGYRAFLRLMALLGKPNLAGANMMVLKEAALRVGGFPEVEAREDVLLGYKLARLGPVRYVPEALVLTSARRLKGGWGRFLLRQARNLLGDPRGYFGEGGERER